In one Candidatus Rokuibacteriota bacterium genomic region, the following are encoded:
- a CDS encoding DinB family protein, whose protein sequence is MAGKIASELKARTDESWATLTRQLRGMEPHLERSDAPGEWTTRQVLCHLLFEPGWQPAEFLRQFSERDLPDRDIATGLAEVTPERKAMTLPQLIDALDAQRRAIFAYVDTLSDAELQGRKARIPLFKQIQGSEEVPIAVYVGALFGYHWNDHAGQVAKIRKAAGLPDAT, encoded by the coding sequence ATGGCTGGAAAGATCGCGAGCGAGCTCAAGGCCAGGACCGACGAGAGCTGGGCGACCCTGACCCGCCAGCTCCGGGGCATGGAGCCCCACCTGGAGCGGTCCGACGCGCCAGGCGAGTGGACCACCCGCCAGGTGCTCTGCCACCTCCTGTTCGAGCCGGGCTGGCAGCCCGCGGAGTTCCTCAGACAGTTCTCCGAGCGCGATCTGCCCGACCGCGACATCGCGACCGGCCTGGCGGAGGTGACGCCCGAGCGCAAGGCGATGACGCTCCCGCAGCTGATCGACGCCCTCGACGCCCAGCGCCGTGCGATCTTCGCCTACGTGGACACGCTGAGCGACGCCGAGCTCCAGGGGCGGAAGGCCCGCATCCCGCTCTTCAAGCAGATCCAGGGCAGCGAGGAGGTCCCCATCGCCGTCTATGTCGGCGCGCTGTTCGGCTACCACTGGAACGACCACGCCGGGCAGGTCGCGAAGATCCGCAAGGCGGCGGGCCTGCCGGACGCGACGTAG